One Salmo trutta chromosome 19, fSalTru1.1, whole genome shotgun sequence genomic window carries:
- the LOC115154439 gene encoding ribonucleoside-diphosphate reductase large subunit, with amino-acid sequence MHVIKRDGREERVMFDKITSRIQKLCYGLNSDFVDPTQITMKVIQGLYSGVTTVELDTLAAEIAATLTTKHPDYAILAARIAVSNLHKETKKVFSDVVEDLYNYVNPLNRCHSPMVAKETLDIVLENKDRLNSAIIFDRDFSYNFFGFKTLERSYLLKINGKVAERPQHMLMRVAVGIHQTDIDAVIETYNLLSEKWFTHASPTLFNAGTNRPQLSSCFLLAMKDDSIEGIYDTLKQCALISKSAGGIGVAVSCIRATGSYIAGTNGNSNGLVPMLRVYNNTARYVDQGGNKRPGAFAMYLEPWHFDVFDFLDLKKNTGKEEQRARDLFYGMWIPDLFMKRVESNQDWSLMCPSDCPGLDECWGEEFEKLYTRYEQEGRVKRVVKAQQVWHAIIESQTETGTPYMLYKDACNRKSNQQNLGTIKSSNLCTEIVEYTSHDEVAVCNLASIALNMYVTPERTFDFSKLAYVTKVIVRNLNKIIEINYYPVVEAENSNKRHRPIGIGVQGLADAFILMRFPFESAEAQKLNTQIFETIYYAALESSCELAAELGAYETYPGSPVSKGILQYNMWDKTPTDLWDWTLLKENIAKHGVRNSLLLAPMPTASTAQILGNNESIEPYTSNIYTRRVLSGEFQIVNPHLLKDLTERGLWNEEMKNQLIGQNGSIQGIAEIPDDLKELYKTVWEISQKTILKMAADRGAFIDQSQSLNIHIAEPNYGKLTSMHFYGWKQGLKTGMYYLRTKPAANPIQFTLNKEKLKESQSAKNLEALKELNRAAMVCSLENRDDCLMCGS; translated from the exons ATGCATGTGATAAAGCGAG ATGGGCGCGAAGAGCGTGTCATGTTTGACAAGATCACTTCCCGCATTCAGAAGCTGTGCTATGGACTCAACTCTGACTTTGTAGATCCA ACCCAGATCACCATGAAGGTCATCCAGGGTCTGTACAGTGGGGTCACTACAGTGGAGCTGGACACACTGGCTGCAGAGATTGCTGCCACCCTCACAACGAAACACCCCGACTATGCCATCCTGGCTGCCCGCATTGCCGTCTCTAACCTGCACAAGGAGACCAAGAAGGTGTTCAGTG ATGTGGTGGAGGATCTCTACAACTATGTCAACCCTCTAAACAGATGCCACTCTCCCATGGTTGCCAAGGAGACACTTGACATTGTCCTAGAAAACAAAGATCGCCTCAACTCTGCAATCATCTTCGACCGGGACTTCTCCTACAACTTCTTTGGATTCAAG ACACTTGAGCGGTCGTACCTTCTGAAGATTAATGGGAAAG ttgccgAGCGACCCCAGCACATGCTCATGAGGGTGGCAGTTGGGATTCATCAGACTGACATTGACGCTGTCATCGAGACTTACAACCTGCTGTCAGAGAAGTGGTTCACCCACGCTTCGCCCACACTCTTCAACGCTGGCACCAACCGCCCACAACTGTCCAG CTGTTTCCTGTTGGCCATGAAGGATGACAGCATTGAGGGCATCTACGACACCCTAAAGCAGTGTGCCCTAATCTCTAAATCCGCAGGGGGCATCGGTGTGGCAGTCAGCTGCATCAGAGCCACGGGCAGCTACATTGCTGGG ACGAATGGTAATTCCAATGGGCTGGTTCCCATGCTCCGAGTGTACAACAACACAGCACGCTATGTGGACCAGGGAGGCAACAAG AGACCTGGTGCGTTTGCCATGTACCTGGAGCCGTGGCACTTTGATGTGTTTGACTTCTTGGACCTGAAGAAGAACACAGGGAAGGAAGAGCAGAGGGCCAGAGATCTGTTCTACGGCATGTGGATCCCTGACCTCTTCATGAAGAGAGTGGAGAGCAACCAG GACTGGTCCCTGATGTGCCCCAGTGACTGCCCTGGACTGGACGAGTGCTGGGGGGAGGAGTTTGAGAAGCTCTATACCAG GTATGAGCAGGAGGGTCGGGTCAAGCGGGTGGTGAAGGCCCAGCAGGTGTGGCATGCCATTATTGAGTCCCAGACTGAGACGGGCACCCCCTATATGCTTTACAAGGACGCATGCAACAGGAAGAGCAATCAGCAGAACCTGGGCACCATTAAGTCCAGTAACCTTTGTACCGAAATTGTAGAGTACACCAGCCATGATGAG GTGGCAGTGTGTAACCTGGCGTCCATCGCCCTCAACATGTATGTCACCCCAGAGAGAACATTTGACTTCAGCAAGCTGGCCTACGTCACCAAGGTCATCGTCAGGAACCTCAACAAGATCATTGAGATCAACTACTACCCTGTGGTCGAG GCTGAGAACTCCAACAAGCGCCACAGGCCCATTGGTATCGGTGTGCAGGGTCTTGCTGATGCTTTCATCCTGATGCGTTTCCCCTTTGAGAGCGCCGAGGCCCAGAAGCTCAACACTCAGATCTTTGAGACCATCTACTACGCTGCCCTGGAGTCCAGCTGTGAGCTTGCTGCTGAGCTCGGTGCCTACGAGACCTACCCAGGCTCCCCTGTCAGCAAAGGA ATCCTTCAGTACAACATGTGGGACAAAACCCCAACTGACCTGTGGGACTGGACACTTCTCAAGGAAAATATTGCCAA GCATGGTGTGAGGAACAGTCTGCTGCTGGCCCCCATGCCCACGGCCTCTACAGCCCAGATCCTGGGCAACAACGAGTCTATCGAGCCCTACACCAGCAACATCTACACCCGCAGAGTCCTCTCTGGAGAGTTTCAG ATTGTGAACCCCCATCTGTTGAAGGACCTAACAGAGAGAGGGCTGTGGAATGAGGAGATGAAGAACCAGCTGATTGGTCAGAACGGATCCATCCAG GGTATTGCAGAGATCCCCGATGACCTGAAGGAGCTGTATAAGACTGTGTGGGAGATCTCCCAAAAGACTATTCTGAAGATGGCTGCTGACCGCGGGGCCTTCATAGACCAGAGCCAGTCTCTCAACATCCACATCGCTGAGCCCAACTACGGAAAGCTCACTAGCATGCACTTCTACGGCTGGAAGCAG GGTCTGAAGACGGGCATGTACTACCTGAGGACCAAGCCTGCAGCCAACCCCATCCAGTTCACCCTGAACAAGGAGAAGCTAAAGGAGTCTCAGTCGGCTAAGAACTTGGAGGCGCTCAAGGAGCTCAACAGAGCCGCTATGGTGTGTTCCCTGGAGAACCGCGACGACTGCCTGATGTGTGGCTCTTAG